The Branchiostoma floridae strain S238N-H82 chromosome 8, Bfl_VNyyK, whole genome shotgun sequence genome has a segment encoding these proteins:
- the LOC118420626 gene encoding far upstream element-binding protein 1-like isoform X1, which translates to MMDYSAVAPPSAMSTPETQNAAFADALQRARQIAAKIGGDGAVPETDSRKRGLEDGPGELNGTPDNMFRDYGDGEPEPKKLAAQNDPIGAQLAQQLAQQRNFSSSRAGGVVTEEYRVPDKMVGLIIGRGGEQITRLQAESGCKVQMAQDSGGLPERVCTLTGTPPSIEHAKRLIDQIIEKGRSSGATEQPGTTLPDGSIVTEMMIPGNKVGLVIGKGGETIRSLQERAGVKMVMIQDGPYMNAPEKPLRITGDPQKTQRAKDLVMDLITDKELEVGEGEFFGGGPPGMRRGGRDFDTNDYGSARGGGGGGMDIPVPRFAVGIVIGKGGEMIKKIQNESGVRVQFKPDDGQNPNRVCQLIGAPDRCQAAAHTIQNLVEDAQADFGFGGGRGFDPWNQRDQAGGGPGMGRGRGRGDWGRGPGGPGPMRTDEFPVPNNKCGLVIGKGGESIRTINQQSGAHVELMRNPPPHCEPGMKMFSIRGSPQQIDHAKQLIHEKISDDMHEPFGFGDRPFHPRKHGGPPGPPGGPGGPGGFNQGPPPPNQPPPPGGGPPPYAPQGWGNAYQQQWQQGQGGPNDPNKAAQDNAAAWQAYYAQYYNWQQQAQPPAPGQGPPQQAQQPGGGSGQQPDYSKAWEEYWKRTGEQPQQPQQQQQPQQPGGQQGAPAQQQTQQAGQQAGQSGQPDYTKAWEEYYKRQAQSQQQQQAAQPQQDYSQAWADYYRQYGGAPGQSQPGQQGQ; encoded by the exons ATGATGGACTATTCAGCGGTGGCGCCTCCATCGGCGATGTCGACGCCAGAAACACAAAATGCAGCGTTTGCAGACGCCTTACAGAGAGCAAGACAG ATTGCTGCTAAGATAGGAGGTGACGGCGCTGTCCCCGAAACAGACTCTCGGAAACGAGGGTTGGAAGACGGGCCAGGTGAGCTGAATGGCACACCTGACAACATGTTCCGAGACTACGGAG ATGGCGAGCCTGAGCCAAAGAAGCTAGCGGCACAGAATGATC CCATCGGGGCCCAGCTAGCCCAGCAGCTTGCTCAACAGAG AAACTTTTCATCTTCCAGGGCTGGAGGTGTTGTCACAGAAGAGTACAGAGTACCCGATAAGATGGTTGGCCTAA TTATTGGAAGAGGCGGTGAACAGATCACTAGATTGCAAGCAGAGTCAGGATGCAAAGTCCAGATGGCACAGG ACAGCGGAGGCTTGCCGGAGAGGGTTTGCACACTCACAGGGACACCTCCATCAATAGA GCATGCCAAGCGATTGATAGACCAAATCATTGAGAAGGGGAGGAGTAGCGGGGCCACAGAACAGCCAGGTACCACGTTACCCGATGGCTCCATAGTCACAGAGATGATGATACCAGGGAACAAGGTGGGGCTTGTCATCGGCAAGGGAGGCGAGACCATCAGAAGTCTGCAG GAAAGGGCAGGAGTGAAGATGGTGATGATTCAGGATGGACCATACATGAATGCTCCGGAGAAACCTCTCAGAATCACAGGGGACCCACAGAAGACCCAG AGAGCCAAAGACTTGGTCATGGACCTCATCACAGACAAGGAGCTCGAGGTCGGTGAA GGCGAGTTCTTTGGTGGCGGACCACCTGGCATGAGAAGAGGAGGGAGGGACTTCGACACAAACGACTATGGCAGCGCcaggggtggtggtggtggcggCATGGAC ATTCCAGTGCCTCGTTTTGCTGTGGGTATCGTCATTGGGAAGGGAGGAGAGATGATCAAGAAAATCCAGAATGAGAGTGGAGTCAGAGTCCAGTTCAAACCAG ACGATGGCCAGAACCCTAACAGAGTGTGCCAGTTGATAGGAGCTCCCGACAGATGCCAGGCTGCCGCCCATACCATCCAAAACCTGGTGGAAGACGCACAG GCGGACTTTGGATTTGGTGGGGGACGAGGGTTCGACCCATGGAAT CAACGAGACCAGGCTGGTGGTGGCCCCGGGATGGGGAGAGGCCGCGGGCGTGGAGACTGGGGCCGCGGGCCAGGCGGACCGGGACCCATGCGCACCGACGAGTTCCCTGTACCCAACAACAAATGTGGGCTGGTGATCGGAAAAGGTGGGGAGAGCATCCGCACCATCAACCAACAGTCGGGCGCTCACGTGGAGTTGATGagaaacccccctccccactgtgaACCTGGCATGAAGATGTTCTCTATCCGTGGCAGCCCGCAGCAGATCGACCACGCCAAACAGCTTATCCACGAGAAAATCTCG GACGACATGCAC GAGCCGTTCGGTTTCGGGGACCGACCGTTCCACCCCAGAAAGCAT GGTGGACCTCCCGGGCCCCCTGGTGGCCCCGGCGGACCGGGCGGGTTCAACCAGGGACCACCACCACCAAA CCAACCTCCCCCTCCCGGTGGTGGACCACCTCCGTACGCTCCCCAGGGGTGGGGTAACGCATACCAGCAGCAGTGGCAACAG GGACAAGGAGGACCAAATGATCCCA ACAAGGCAGCCCAAGACAATGCTGCTGCATGGCAGGCCTACTACGCCCAGTACTACAACTGGCAGCAGCAGGCCCAACCACCAGCACCAGGACAGGGACCACCACAGCAAG CTCAACAGCCTGGCGGCGGGAGTGGCCAACAGCCCGACTACTCAAAAGCATGGGAGGAGTATTGGAAGAGGACAG GAGAGCAACCGCAGCAGccacagcaacaacagcagccACAGCAGCCCGGAGGACAGCAGGGAGCACCTGCACAGCAGCAGACACAGCAGGCTGGACAGCAGGCCGGACAGAGTGGCCAGCCGGACTATACCAAGGCTTGGGAGGAGTACTACAAGAGACAGG CTCAAagccagcagcagcagcaggctGCCCAGCCCCAGCAGGACTACAGCCAGGCCTGGGCTGACTACTACCGCCAGTACGGAGGAGCGCCGGGGCAGAGCCAGCCAGGCCAGCAG GGACAGTAA
- the LOC118420626 gene encoding far upstream element-binding protein 1-like isoform X6, translating to MMDYSAVAPPSAMSTPETQNAAFADALQRARQIAAKIGGDGAVPETDSRKRGLEDGPGELNGTPDNMFRDYGDGEPEPKKLAAQNDPIGAQLAQQLAQQRNFSSSRAGGVVTEEYRVPDKMVGLIIGRGGEQITRLQAESGCKVQMAQDSGGLPERVCTLTGTPPSIEHAKRLIDQIIEKGRSSGATEQPGTTLPDGSIVTEMMIPGNKVGLVIGKGGETIRSLQERAGVKMVMIQDGPYMNAPEKPLRITGDPQKTQRAKDLVMDLITDKELEVGEGEFFGGGPPGMRRGGRDFDTNDYGSARGGGGGGMDIPVPRFAVGIVIGKGGEMIKKIQNESGVRVQFKPDDGQNPNRVCQLIGAPDRCQAAAHTIQNLVEDAQQRDQAGGGPGMGRGRGRGDWGRGPGGPGPMRTDEFPVPNNKCGLVIGKGGESIRTINQQSGAHVELMRNPPPHCEPGMKMFSIRGSPQQIDHAKQLIHEKISDDMHEPFGFGDRPFHPRKHGGPPGPPGGPGGPGGFNQGPPPPNQPPPPGGGPPPYAPQGWGNAYQQQWQQGQGGPNDPNKAAQDNAAAWQAYYAQYYNWQQQAQPPAPGQGPPQQAQQPGGGSGQQPDYSKAWEEYWKRTGEQPQQPQQQQQPQQPGGQQGAPAQQQTQQAGQQAGQSGQPDYTKAWEEYYKRQAQSQQQQQAAQPQQDYSQAWADYYRQYGGAPGQSQPGQQGQ from the exons ATGATGGACTATTCAGCGGTGGCGCCTCCATCGGCGATGTCGACGCCAGAAACACAAAATGCAGCGTTTGCAGACGCCTTACAGAGAGCAAGACAG ATTGCTGCTAAGATAGGAGGTGACGGCGCTGTCCCCGAAACAGACTCTCGGAAACGAGGGTTGGAAGACGGGCCAGGTGAGCTGAATGGCACACCTGACAACATGTTCCGAGACTACGGAG ATGGCGAGCCTGAGCCAAAGAAGCTAGCGGCACAGAATGATC CCATCGGGGCCCAGCTAGCCCAGCAGCTTGCTCAACAGAG AAACTTTTCATCTTCCAGGGCTGGAGGTGTTGTCACAGAAGAGTACAGAGTACCCGATAAGATGGTTGGCCTAA TTATTGGAAGAGGCGGTGAACAGATCACTAGATTGCAAGCAGAGTCAGGATGCAAAGTCCAGATGGCACAGG ACAGCGGAGGCTTGCCGGAGAGGGTTTGCACACTCACAGGGACACCTCCATCAATAGA GCATGCCAAGCGATTGATAGACCAAATCATTGAGAAGGGGAGGAGTAGCGGGGCCACAGAACAGCCAGGTACCACGTTACCCGATGGCTCCATAGTCACAGAGATGATGATACCAGGGAACAAGGTGGGGCTTGTCATCGGCAAGGGAGGCGAGACCATCAGAAGTCTGCAG GAAAGGGCAGGAGTGAAGATGGTGATGATTCAGGATGGACCATACATGAATGCTCCGGAGAAACCTCTCAGAATCACAGGGGACCCACAGAAGACCCAG AGAGCCAAAGACTTGGTCATGGACCTCATCACAGACAAGGAGCTCGAGGTCGGTGAA GGCGAGTTCTTTGGTGGCGGACCACCTGGCATGAGAAGAGGAGGGAGGGACTTCGACACAAACGACTATGGCAGCGCcaggggtggtggtggtggcggCATGGAC ATTCCAGTGCCTCGTTTTGCTGTGGGTATCGTCATTGGGAAGGGAGGAGAGATGATCAAGAAAATCCAGAATGAGAGTGGAGTCAGAGTCCAGTTCAAACCAG ACGATGGCCAGAACCCTAACAGAGTGTGCCAGTTGATAGGAGCTCCCGACAGATGCCAGGCTGCCGCCCATACCATCCAAAACCTGGTGGAAGACGCACAG CAACGAGACCAGGCTGGTGGTGGCCCCGGGATGGGGAGAGGCCGCGGGCGTGGAGACTGGGGCCGCGGGCCAGGCGGACCGGGACCCATGCGCACCGACGAGTTCCCTGTACCCAACAACAAATGTGGGCTGGTGATCGGAAAAGGTGGGGAGAGCATCCGCACCATCAACCAACAGTCGGGCGCTCACGTGGAGTTGATGagaaacccccctccccactgtgaACCTGGCATGAAGATGTTCTCTATCCGTGGCAGCCCGCAGCAGATCGACCACGCCAAACAGCTTATCCACGAGAAAATCTCG GACGACATGCAC GAGCCGTTCGGTTTCGGGGACCGACCGTTCCACCCCAGAAAGCAT GGTGGACCTCCCGGGCCCCCTGGTGGCCCCGGCGGACCGGGCGGGTTCAACCAGGGACCACCACCACCAAA CCAACCTCCCCCTCCCGGTGGTGGACCACCTCCGTACGCTCCCCAGGGGTGGGGTAACGCATACCAGCAGCAGTGGCAACAG GGACAAGGAGGACCAAATGATCCCA ACAAGGCAGCCCAAGACAATGCTGCTGCATGGCAGGCCTACTACGCCCAGTACTACAACTGGCAGCAGCAGGCCCAACCACCAGCACCAGGACAGGGACCACCACAGCAAG CTCAACAGCCTGGCGGCGGGAGTGGCCAACAGCCCGACTACTCAAAAGCATGGGAGGAGTATTGGAAGAGGACAG GAGAGCAACCGCAGCAGccacagcaacaacagcagccACAGCAGCCCGGAGGACAGCAGGGAGCACCTGCACAGCAGCAGACACAGCAGGCTGGACAGCAGGCCGGACAGAGTGGCCAGCCGGACTATACCAAGGCTTGGGAGGAGTACTACAAGAGACAGG CTCAAagccagcagcagcagcaggctGCCCAGCCCCAGCAGGACTACAGCCAGGCCTGGGCTGACTACTACCGCCAGTACGGAGGAGCGCCGGGGCAGAGCCAGCCAGGCCAGCAG GGACAGTAA
- the LOC118420626 gene encoding far upstream element-binding protein 1-like isoform X12: MMDYSAVAPPSAMSTPETQNAAFADALQRARQIAAKIGGDGAVPETDSRKRGLEDGPGELNGTPDNMFRDYGDGEPEPKKLAAQNDPIGAQLAQQLAQQRNFSSSRAGGVVTEEYRVPDKMVGLIIGRGGEQITRLQAESGCKVQMAQDSGGLPERVCTLTGTPPSIEHAKRLIDQIIEKGRSSGATEQPGTTLPDGSIVTEMMIPGNKVGLVIGKGGETIRSLQERAGVKMVMIQDGPYMNAPEKPLRITGDPQKTQRAKDLVMDLITDKELEVGEGEFFGGGPPGMRRGGRDFDTNDYGSARGGGGGGMDIPVPRFAVGIVIGKGGEMIKKIQNESGVRVQFKPDDGQNPNRVCQLIGAPDRCQAAAHTIQNLVEDAQADFGFGGGRGFDPWNQRDQAGGGPGMGRGRGRGDWGRGPGGPGPMRTDEFPVPNNKCGLVIGKGGESIRTINQQSGAHVELMRNPPPHCEPGMKMFSIRGSPQQIDHAKQLIHEKISDDMHEPFGFGDRPFHPRKHGGPPGPPGGPGGPGGFNQGPPPPNQPPPPGGGPPPYAPQGWGNAYQQQWQQGQGGPNDPNKAAQDNAAAWQAYYAQYYNWQQQAQPPAPGQGPPQQGEQPQQPQQQQQPQQPGGQQGAPAQQQTQQAGQQAGQSGQPDYTKAWEEYYKRQAQSQQQQQAAQPQQDYSQAWADYYRQYGGAPGQSQPGQQGQ; encoded by the exons ATGATGGACTATTCAGCGGTGGCGCCTCCATCGGCGATGTCGACGCCAGAAACACAAAATGCAGCGTTTGCAGACGCCTTACAGAGAGCAAGACAG ATTGCTGCTAAGATAGGAGGTGACGGCGCTGTCCCCGAAACAGACTCTCGGAAACGAGGGTTGGAAGACGGGCCAGGTGAGCTGAATGGCACACCTGACAACATGTTCCGAGACTACGGAG ATGGCGAGCCTGAGCCAAAGAAGCTAGCGGCACAGAATGATC CCATCGGGGCCCAGCTAGCCCAGCAGCTTGCTCAACAGAG AAACTTTTCATCTTCCAGGGCTGGAGGTGTTGTCACAGAAGAGTACAGAGTACCCGATAAGATGGTTGGCCTAA TTATTGGAAGAGGCGGTGAACAGATCACTAGATTGCAAGCAGAGTCAGGATGCAAAGTCCAGATGGCACAGG ACAGCGGAGGCTTGCCGGAGAGGGTTTGCACACTCACAGGGACACCTCCATCAATAGA GCATGCCAAGCGATTGATAGACCAAATCATTGAGAAGGGGAGGAGTAGCGGGGCCACAGAACAGCCAGGTACCACGTTACCCGATGGCTCCATAGTCACAGAGATGATGATACCAGGGAACAAGGTGGGGCTTGTCATCGGCAAGGGAGGCGAGACCATCAGAAGTCTGCAG GAAAGGGCAGGAGTGAAGATGGTGATGATTCAGGATGGACCATACATGAATGCTCCGGAGAAACCTCTCAGAATCACAGGGGACCCACAGAAGACCCAG AGAGCCAAAGACTTGGTCATGGACCTCATCACAGACAAGGAGCTCGAGGTCGGTGAA GGCGAGTTCTTTGGTGGCGGACCACCTGGCATGAGAAGAGGAGGGAGGGACTTCGACACAAACGACTATGGCAGCGCcaggggtggtggtggtggcggCATGGAC ATTCCAGTGCCTCGTTTTGCTGTGGGTATCGTCATTGGGAAGGGAGGAGAGATGATCAAGAAAATCCAGAATGAGAGTGGAGTCAGAGTCCAGTTCAAACCAG ACGATGGCCAGAACCCTAACAGAGTGTGCCAGTTGATAGGAGCTCCCGACAGATGCCAGGCTGCCGCCCATACCATCCAAAACCTGGTGGAAGACGCACAG GCGGACTTTGGATTTGGTGGGGGACGAGGGTTCGACCCATGGAAT CAACGAGACCAGGCTGGTGGTGGCCCCGGGATGGGGAGAGGCCGCGGGCGTGGAGACTGGGGCCGCGGGCCAGGCGGACCGGGACCCATGCGCACCGACGAGTTCCCTGTACCCAACAACAAATGTGGGCTGGTGATCGGAAAAGGTGGGGAGAGCATCCGCACCATCAACCAACAGTCGGGCGCTCACGTGGAGTTGATGagaaacccccctccccactgtgaACCTGGCATGAAGATGTTCTCTATCCGTGGCAGCCCGCAGCAGATCGACCACGCCAAACAGCTTATCCACGAGAAAATCTCG GACGACATGCAC GAGCCGTTCGGTTTCGGGGACCGACCGTTCCACCCCAGAAAGCAT GGTGGACCTCCCGGGCCCCCTGGTGGCCCCGGCGGACCGGGCGGGTTCAACCAGGGACCACCACCACCAAA CCAACCTCCCCCTCCCGGTGGTGGACCACCTCCGTACGCTCCCCAGGGGTGGGGTAACGCATACCAGCAGCAGTGGCAACAG GGACAAGGAGGACCAAATGATCCCA ACAAGGCAGCCCAAGACAATGCTGCTGCATGGCAGGCCTACTACGCCCAGTACTACAACTGGCAGCAGCAGGCCCAACCACCAGCACCAGGACAGGGACCACCACAGCAAG GAGAGCAACCGCAGCAGccacagcaacaacagcagccACAGCAGCCCGGAGGACAGCAGGGAGCACCTGCACAGCAGCAGACACAGCAGGCTGGACAGCAGGCCGGACAGAGTGGCCAGCCGGACTATACCAAGGCTTGGGAGGAGTACTACAAGAGACAGG CTCAAagccagcagcagcagcaggctGCCCAGCCCCAGCAGGACTACAGCCAGGCCTGGGCTGACTACTACCGCCAGTACGGAGGAGCGCCGGGGCAGAGCCAGCCAGGCCAGCAG GGACAGTAA
- the LOC118420626 gene encoding far upstream element-binding protein 1-like isoform X4 yields MMDYSAVAPPSAMSTPETQNAAFADALQRARQIAAKIGGDGAVPETDSRKRGLEDGPGELNGTPDNMFRDYGDGEPEPKKLAAQNDPIGAQLAQQLAQQRAGGVVTEEYRVPDKMVGLIIGRGGEQITRLQAESGCKVQMAQDSGGLPERVCTLTGTPPSIEHAKRLIDQIIEKGRSSGATEQPGTTLPDGSIVTEMMIPGNKVGLVIGKGGETIRSLQERAGVKMVMIQDGPYMNAPEKPLRITGDPQKTQRAKDLVMDLITDKELEVGEGEFFGGGPPGMRRGGRDFDTNDYGSARGGGGGGMDIPVPRFAVGIVIGKGGEMIKKIQNESGVRVQFKPDDGQNPNRVCQLIGAPDRCQAAAHTIQNLVEDAQADFGFGGGRGFDPWNQRDQAGGGPGMGRGRGRGDWGRGPGGPGPMRTDEFPVPNNKCGLVIGKGGESIRTINQQSGAHVELMRNPPPHCEPGMKMFSIRGSPQQIDHAKQLIHEKISDDMHEPFGFGDRPFHPRKHGGPPGPPGGPGGPGGFNQGPPPPNQPPPPGGGPPPYAPQGWGNAYQQQWQQGQGGPNDPNKAAQDNAAAWQAYYAQYYNWQQQAQPPAPGQGPPQQAQQPGGGSGQQPDYSKAWEEYWKRTGEQPQQPQQQQQPQQPGGQQGAPAQQQTQQAGQQAGQSGQPDYTKAWEEYYKRQAQSQQQQQAAQPQQDYSQAWADYYRQYGGAPGQSQPGQQGQ; encoded by the exons ATGATGGACTATTCAGCGGTGGCGCCTCCATCGGCGATGTCGACGCCAGAAACACAAAATGCAGCGTTTGCAGACGCCTTACAGAGAGCAAGACAG ATTGCTGCTAAGATAGGAGGTGACGGCGCTGTCCCCGAAACAGACTCTCGGAAACGAGGGTTGGAAGACGGGCCAGGTGAGCTGAATGGCACACCTGACAACATGTTCCGAGACTACGGAG ATGGCGAGCCTGAGCCAAAGAAGCTAGCGGCACAGAATGATC CCATCGGGGCCCAGCTAGCCCAGCAGCTTGCTCAACAGAG GGCTGGAGGTGTTGTCACAGAAGAGTACAGAGTACCCGATAAGATGGTTGGCCTAA TTATTGGAAGAGGCGGTGAACAGATCACTAGATTGCAAGCAGAGTCAGGATGCAAAGTCCAGATGGCACAGG ACAGCGGAGGCTTGCCGGAGAGGGTTTGCACACTCACAGGGACACCTCCATCAATAGA GCATGCCAAGCGATTGATAGACCAAATCATTGAGAAGGGGAGGAGTAGCGGGGCCACAGAACAGCCAGGTACCACGTTACCCGATGGCTCCATAGTCACAGAGATGATGATACCAGGGAACAAGGTGGGGCTTGTCATCGGCAAGGGAGGCGAGACCATCAGAAGTCTGCAG GAAAGGGCAGGAGTGAAGATGGTGATGATTCAGGATGGACCATACATGAATGCTCCGGAGAAACCTCTCAGAATCACAGGGGACCCACAGAAGACCCAG AGAGCCAAAGACTTGGTCATGGACCTCATCACAGACAAGGAGCTCGAGGTCGGTGAA GGCGAGTTCTTTGGTGGCGGACCACCTGGCATGAGAAGAGGAGGGAGGGACTTCGACACAAACGACTATGGCAGCGCcaggggtggtggtggtggcggCATGGAC ATTCCAGTGCCTCGTTTTGCTGTGGGTATCGTCATTGGGAAGGGAGGAGAGATGATCAAGAAAATCCAGAATGAGAGTGGAGTCAGAGTCCAGTTCAAACCAG ACGATGGCCAGAACCCTAACAGAGTGTGCCAGTTGATAGGAGCTCCCGACAGATGCCAGGCTGCCGCCCATACCATCCAAAACCTGGTGGAAGACGCACAG GCGGACTTTGGATTTGGTGGGGGACGAGGGTTCGACCCATGGAAT CAACGAGACCAGGCTGGTGGTGGCCCCGGGATGGGGAGAGGCCGCGGGCGTGGAGACTGGGGCCGCGGGCCAGGCGGACCGGGACCCATGCGCACCGACGAGTTCCCTGTACCCAACAACAAATGTGGGCTGGTGATCGGAAAAGGTGGGGAGAGCATCCGCACCATCAACCAACAGTCGGGCGCTCACGTGGAGTTGATGagaaacccccctccccactgtgaACCTGGCATGAAGATGTTCTCTATCCGTGGCAGCCCGCAGCAGATCGACCACGCCAAACAGCTTATCCACGAGAAAATCTCG GACGACATGCAC GAGCCGTTCGGTTTCGGGGACCGACCGTTCCACCCCAGAAAGCAT GGTGGACCTCCCGGGCCCCCTGGTGGCCCCGGCGGACCGGGCGGGTTCAACCAGGGACCACCACCACCAAA CCAACCTCCCCCTCCCGGTGGTGGACCACCTCCGTACGCTCCCCAGGGGTGGGGTAACGCATACCAGCAGCAGTGGCAACAG GGACAAGGAGGACCAAATGATCCCA ACAAGGCAGCCCAAGACAATGCTGCTGCATGGCAGGCCTACTACGCCCAGTACTACAACTGGCAGCAGCAGGCCCAACCACCAGCACCAGGACAGGGACCACCACAGCAAG CTCAACAGCCTGGCGGCGGGAGTGGCCAACAGCCCGACTACTCAAAAGCATGGGAGGAGTATTGGAAGAGGACAG GAGAGCAACCGCAGCAGccacagcaacaacagcagccACAGCAGCCCGGAGGACAGCAGGGAGCACCTGCACAGCAGCAGACACAGCAGGCTGGACAGCAGGCCGGACAGAGTGGCCAGCCGGACTATACCAAGGCTTGGGAGGAGTACTACAAGAGACAGG CTCAAagccagcagcagcagcaggctGCCCAGCCCCAGCAGGACTACAGCCAGGCCTGGGCTGACTACTACCGCCAGTACGGAGGAGCGCCGGGGCAGAGCCAGCCAGGCCAGCAG GGACAGTAA
- the LOC118420626 gene encoding far upstream element-binding protein 1-like isoform X2 yields MMDYSAVAPPSAMSTPETQNAAFADALQRARQIAAKIGGDGAVPETDSRKRGLEDGPGELNGTPDNMFRDYGDGEPEPKKLAAQNDPIGAQLAQQLAQQRNFSSSRAGGVVTEEYRVPDKMVGLIIGRGGEQITRLQAESGCKVQMAQDSGGLPERVCTLTGTPPSIEHAKRLIDQIIEKGRSSGATEQPGTTLPDGSIVTEMMIPGNKVGLVIGKGGETIRSLQERAGVKMVMIQDGPYMNAPEKPLRITGDPQKTQRAKDLVMDLITDKELEGEFFGGGPPGMRRGGRDFDTNDYGSARGGGGGGMDIPVPRFAVGIVIGKGGEMIKKIQNESGVRVQFKPDDGQNPNRVCQLIGAPDRCQAAAHTIQNLVEDAQADFGFGGGRGFDPWNQRDQAGGGPGMGRGRGRGDWGRGPGGPGPMRTDEFPVPNNKCGLVIGKGGESIRTINQQSGAHVELMRNPPPHCEPGMKMFSIRGSPQQIDHAKQLIHEKISDDMHEPFGFGDRPFHPRKHGGPPGPPGGPGGPGGFNQGPPPPNQPPPPGGGPPPYAPQGWGNAYQQQWQQGQGGPNDPNKAAQDNAAAWQAYYAQYYNWQQQAQPPAPGQGPPQQAQQPGGGSGQQPDYSKAWEEYWKRTGEQPQQPQQQQQPQQPGGQQGAPAQQQTQQAGQQAGQSGQPDYTKAWEEYYKRQAQSQQQQQAAQPQQDYSQAWADYYRQYGGAPGQSQPGQQGQ; encoded by the exons ATGATGGACTATTCAGCGGTGGCGCCTCCATCGGCGATGTCGACGCCAGAAACACAAAATGCAGCGTTTGCAGACGCCTTACAGAGAGCAAGACAG ATTGCTGCTAAGATAGGAGGTGACGGCGCTGTCCCCGAAACAGACTCTCGGAAACGAGGGTTGGAAGACGGGCCAGGTGAGCTGAATGGCACACCTGACAACATGTTCCGAGACTACGGAG ATGGCGAGCCTGAGCCAAAGAAGCTAGCGGCACAGAATGATC CCATCGGGGCCCAGCTAGCCCAGCAGCTTGCTCAACAGAG AAACTTTTCATCTTCCAGGGCTGGAGGTGTTGTCACAGAAGAGTACAGAGTACCCGATAAGATGGTTGGCCTAA TTATTGGAAGAGGCGGTGAACAGATCACTAGATTGCAAGCAGAGTCAGGATGCAAAGTCCAGATGGCACAGG ACAGCGGAGGCTTGCCGGAGAGGGTTTGCACACTCACAGGGACACCTCCATCAATAGA GCATGCCAAGCGATTGATAGACCAAATCATTGAGAAGGGGAGGAGTAGCGGGGCCACAGAACAGCCAGGTACCACGTTACCCGATGGCTCCATAGTCACAGAGATGATGATACCAGGGAACAAGGTGGGGCTTGTCATCGGCAAGGGAGGCGAGACCATCAGAAGTCTGCAG GAAAGGGCAGGAGTGAAGATGGTGATGATTCAGGATGGACCATACATGAATGCTCCGGAGAAACCTCTCAGAATCACAGGGGACCCACAGAAGACCCAG AGAGCCAAAGACTTGGTCATGGACCTCATCACAGACAAGGAGCTCGAG GGCGAGTTCTTTGGTGGCGGACCACCTGGCATGAGAAGAGGAGGGAGGGACTTCGACACAAACGACTATGGCAGCGCcaggggtggtggtggtggcggCATGGAC ATTCCAGTGCCTCGTTTTGCTGTGGGTATCGTCATTGGGAAGGGAGGAGAGATGATCAAGAAAATCCAGAATGAGAGTGGAGTCAGAGTCCAGTTCAAACCAG ACGATGGCCAGAACCCTAACAGAGTGTGCCAGTTGATAGGAGCTCCCGACAGATGCCAGGCTGCCGCCCATACCATCCAAAACCTGGTGGAAGACGCACAG GCGGACTTTGGATTTGGTGGGGGACGAGGGTTCGACCCATGGAAT CAACGAGACCAGGCTGGTGGTGGCCCCGGGATGGGGAGAGGCCGCGGGCGTGGAGACTGGGGCCGCGGGCCAGGCGGACCGGGACCCATGCGCACCGACGAGTTCCCTGTACCCAACAACAAATGTGGGCTGGTGATCGGAAAAGGTGGGGAGAGCATCCGCACCATCAACCAACAGTCGGGCGCTCACGTGGAGTTGATGagaaacccccctccccactgtgaACCTGGCATGAAGATGTTCTCTATCCGTGGCAGCCCGCAGCAGATCGACCACGCCAAACAGCTTATCCACGAGAAAATCTCG GACGACATGCAC GAGCCGTTCGGTTTCGGGGACCGACCGTTCCACCCCAGAAAGCAT GGTGGACCTCCCGGGCCCCCTGGTGGCCCCGGCGGACCGGGCGGGTTCAACCAGGGACCACCACCACCAAA CCAACCTCCCCCTCCCGGTGGTGGACCACCTCCGTACGCTCCCCAGGGGTGGGGTAACGCATACCAGCAGCAGTGGCAACAG GGACAAGGAGGACCAAATGATCCCA ACAAGGCAGCCCAAGACAATGCTGCTGCATGGCAGGCCTACTACGCCCAGTACTACAACTGGCAGCAGCAGGCCCAACCACCAGCACCAGGACAGGGACCACCACAGCAAG CTCAACAGCCTGGCGGCGGGAGTGGCCAACAGCCCGACTACTCAAAAGCATGGGAGGAGTATTGGAAGAGGACAG GAGAGCAACCGCAGCAGccacagcaacaacagcagccACAGCAGCCCGGAGGACAGCAGGGAGCACCTGCACAGCAGCAGACACAGCAGGCTGGACAGCAGGCCGGACAGAGTGGCCAGCCGGACTATACCAAGGCTTGGGAGGAGTACTACAAGAGACAGG CTCAAagccagcagcagcagcaggctGCCCAGCCCCAGCAGGACTACAGCCAGGCCTGGGCTGACTACTACCGCCAGTACGGAGGAGCGCCGGGGCAGAGCCAGCCAGGCCAGCAG GGACAGTAA